The Streptomyces tubercidicus DNA segment TCCTCGGTCATGGCCGACTCCAGTCACGGGGGTGCGGAAACACGGGGGCGTGGTGGCAGGGGGGCATCACGGGAACGGGTGCGGGTGAGGGTTGATCTCCTCCTCGGCCAACGGCGCCTTGCGGTACCCGAGTTCGGAGGGGAGCCGCAGCAGCCGGGGCAGCCCGTGGGTGCGGCGCATCCGGTGCCCGAACGTCATCGGCAGCAGCCCCGGCACGATCACCTTCGCGCAGGCCAGCCCGCCCGCACGGTGCTCGTCCGTGGTCTGGTCGACCACGACGACGTCCAGGCCCCGCTCGGTGAACCGGGCCACCGCCTCGGCCAGATCGTCGCGGATGTCCGCGCCGCGCGGTCGGCAGGTGGCCTGTGCGAACGCCTCCTCGACGGGCAGGCCGCCTCTGTCGGAGTCGCTGTCGTCGCCGAGCAGGAAGGCGAACCGGTCGAACGCGGCCGGGTGGCAGTACAGCAGCGCATGGTCCCGCATCTCGCGCACCAGATCCGGCTCGTCGACCATCGCCGCGATACGGTCCCGTTCCTCGCGGAAGGCCGCCCGGTTCCACCCCAGGTTCGCCGCGAGCTCCAACAGGCCGTTCCGCAGGGCGCATTCGGGGTCGAAGTGCGCCCCTGCGGCGCAGACCGCGGCGGGTTCGTCGGGCCGACCCGGTCCCCTCGGACCCACCGCCATCACCCATGCCGTGGGGATGCCGTGCTCCGGGGTGGTGGCGAAGGCCAGCACCCGGTGGCCGCTGTCCTGCCGGATGCGCTCGGCGAGCGCGCCGACACGGGGGTCGGACACCGTCCGCAGGTCGACCCGCGGCACCGGGAGGCGGGCGTACCAGGTCAGCAGGAACGCGTCCCGCTCGGCGAGTTCGACCAGCCCGTGCAGCGCCGCCTCCTCCAGGCAGCCGCCCAGCGCGCACCCGTTGGACACCTCGTACGCCAGGGGCCGCGCCGCCGGGTTGCCGTGCCGGGTGCGGTAGTACGCGTAGTCCTCCGGTACCAGAACGGGGGCGTCACGGGCGAAGGAGTGTCCCCACACCCAGTTGAGCTCCAGGTCCGGGTCGTACGGCGGATAGGGGAAGTCCGGCTCGGCGTAGCGCTCGGGCGGATACAGGCCCAGGTCGAGCGGGCACAGTGCCCGGTCGGCGACCTCCGCGTAGCCGGCCCGCACCGTCGTCCGGCGCCCGCCCGGCCGGGCCCCGCCCAGCCGTTCCAGGGCTTCGGCGAGCGCGGTGCGGGCGCACGCCGCATAGTCAAGGTCGCGGCCGAACCCGGCCTCCTGCTCCCCGCCCGGCAGATGCAGCGGGGCGGAGACCATGGGGTACGGGTAGTCGGTCCGCACATCGAGCTGCCGGACCAGTCCCGTGCGCCCGTCGACGTACCGGGCGACCAGCTCCGCCCAGTCCGCTCTCAGATCGCGCACGCGCGGGACGTCCCGCCGGGGCTTGGGCCGGGGCCGCCCCATGAGGTCGGGCGGCCGGTCCGCCGGGAGCCCGCCGCACCAGCTGCATGCCGGGTCGGGCAGGAAGCGGTGCACATCGACGGCCATGGTGGTCAACGACACGAAGGCGAGGGCGCTGTCGGTCAACCGCCCGGCGGTGGCGCTCAGTTCGTCCGTGACGAGAGCGGCGGTCGTTTCGCACGCCCAGGTGGTCAGGACCGGTGACGCACGGTCGGCGAGCCGGTCGCCGTGCCGCGCCAGGAGAGCCGCACGGGCACTGTCCTTGCCGAGAGCCCGCTGCCGGCGCGTCCGGGCGCACCGGGCGCAGCCGGCCCGCCCCGGGACGGTCGTCGGGCCGACCACGAGCAGGCCGAGCTCGACCCGTACCGGCAGCCAGGGCACGTCGGGGCGCGGCGGCTCGGTCGCGGTCACCCAGCGGTCCTCGGCCGTGACGACCGCGGCACACGCCGGGTCCTCCTCCGGCACCAGCGGGTGCGTACGGGCCAGGGCGGCACGGATCGAAGAGGCGAGGACGCCCTTGCCGACGACGGCGACGGGGGCGGTGGGGGCCGTCGCGGGGTCGGCGGGGCGGGCCGGGCGGAGGGTCTCG contains these protein-coding regions:
- a CDS encoding TOMM precursor leader peptide-binding protein; protein product: MTDAATAARTGRLAETLRPARPADPATAPTAPVAVVGKGVLASSIRAALARTHPLVPEEDPACAAVVTAEDRWVTATEPPRPDVPWLPVRVELGLLVVGPTTVPGRAGCARCARTRRQRALGKDSARAALLARHGDRLADRASPVLTTWACETTAALVTDELSATAGRLTDSALAFVSLTTMAVDVHRFLPDPACSWCGGLPADRPPDLMGRPRPKPRRDVPRVRDLRADWAELVARYVDGRTGLVRQLDVRTDYPYPMVSAPLHLPGGEQEAGFGRDLDYAACARTALAEALERLGGARPGGRRTTVRAGYAEVADRALCPLDLGLYPPERYAEPDFPYPPYDPDLELNWVWGHSFARDAPVLVPEDYAYYRTRHGNPAARPLAYEVSNGCALGGCLEEAALHGLVELAERDAFLLTWYARLPVPRVDLRTVSDPRVGALAERIRQDSGHRVLAFATTPEHGIPTAWVMAVGPRGPGRPDEPAAVCAAGAHFDPECALRNGLLELAANLGWNRAAFREERDRIAAMVDEPDLVREMRDHALLYCHPAAFDRFAFLLGDDSDSDRGGLPVEEAFAQATCRPRGADIRDDLAEAVARFTERGLDVVVVDQTTDEHRAGGLACAKVIVPGLLPMTFGHRMRRTHGLPRLLRLPSELGYRKAPLAEEEINPHPHPFP